In Triticum aestivum cultivar Chinese Spring chromosome 5B, IWGSC CS RefSeq v2.1, whole genome shotgun sequence, the following proteins share a genomic window:
- the LOC123112845 gene encoding triosephosphate isomerase, chloroplastic yields MAAPSSLASSRLAAAAPAPQHHHQNHQLRLGCSRRRAQRLVAMAGSGKFFVGGNWKCNGTKESITKLVSDLNAATLESDVDVVVAPPFIYIDQVKSSLTDRIEVSAQNTWIGKGGAFTGEISAEQLVDIGCQWVILGHSERRHVIGEDDQFIGKKAAYALSQNLKVMACIGELLEEREAGKTFDVCFKQMKAFADNITDWKNVVIAYEPVWAIGTGKVASPEQAQEVHAAVRDWLKTNVSADVASTVRIIYGGSVNAANCAELAKKEDIDGFLVGGASLKGPDFATICNSVTSKKVTA; encoded by the exons ATGGCGGCGCCGTCGTCCCTCGCCTcctcccgcctcgccgccgccgccccggcgccgcAGCACCACCACCAGAACCACCAGCTCCGCCTCGGCTGCTCCCGCCGCCGCGCGCAGCGCCTCGTCgccatggccggatccggcaag TTCTTCGTCGGAGGCAACTGGAAGTGC AATGGAACAAAGGAATCCATTACCAAGCTTGTCTCTGATTTGAATGCTGCCACACTCGAAAGCGATGTAG ATGTTGTCGTAGCACCGCCATTCATCTATATCGACCAGGTGAAGAGTTCACTAACTGACCGTATTGAGGTGTCTGCTCAAAACACATGGATTGGAAAAGGAGGAGCTTTCACTGGAGAGATCAG TGCGGAGCAGTTGGTGGACATTGGCTGCCAATGGGTTATTCTTGGTCACTCTGAGCGTAGACATGTTATCGGTGAAGATGATCAG TTTATTGGGAAGAAGGCTGCATATGCCTTGAGTCAAAATCTTAAGGTTATGGCATGCATAGGAGAACTGTTGGAAGAGAGGGAAGCTGGGAAAACTTTTGATGTCTGTTTTAAGCAGATGAAGGCTTTTGCAG ATAATATAACAGACTGGAAAAATGTTGTTATTGCCTACGAGCCTGTGTGGGCTATTGGAACCGGAAAGGTTGCTTCTCCAGAGCAAGCTCAAGAAGTTCATGCCGCTGTCCGTGATTGGTTAAAAACCAATGTATCAGCTGATGTTGCTTCTACCGTTAGAATTATCTACGGAG GTTCCGTAAATGCAGCAAACTGTGCTGAGCTAGCAAAGAAGGAAGATATCGATGGCTTCCTTGTTGGCGGTGCCTCTTTGAAG GGTCCGGACTTTGCCACCATCTGCAACTCAGTGACGTCGAAGAAAGTTACGGCCTGA